A genomic stretch from bacterium includes:
- the coaE gene encoding dephospho-CoA kinase (Dephospho-CoA kinase (CoaE) performs the final step in coenzyme A biosynthesis.): MSSRSPKRAIPVIGVTGPIGSGKSAVSACFAAWGGAIVSGDEIGHRVVDRSPQLRNRLARAFGHDILTGGQIDRGLLARRAFAGPRQTATLNRIVHPALVAELNREVARLRRRRGVRAVVIDAALLVEWGIGRIHWDFLVGVNAPYELRLRRLRKRGMSLAQIRRFSRAQMPWNRKRAYCDFIVKNGSSWANLRREARLCWEKMLS; this comes from the coding sequence GTGTCGAGTCGGTCTCCCAAACGCGCCATTCCGGTGATCGGTGTCACCGGGCCGATCGGCTCGGGCAAGAGCGCCGTGTCCGCTTGCTTTGCCGCCTGGGGCGGCGCCATTGTCTCCGGCGATGAGATCGGACATCGGGTCGTGGACCGCTCCCCGCAACTTCGCAATCGACTGGCGCGCGCCTTCGGCCACGACATCCTCACGGGGGGACAGATCGATCGCGGCCTGCTGGCCCGACGCGCCTTCGCCGGGCCGCGTCAGACCGCCACGTTGAACCGCATCGTCCATCCCGCGCTGGTGGCTGAGCTGAATCGCGAGGTTGCCCGTCTGCGTCGCCGACGCGGCGTGCGCGCCGTCGTCATCGACGCCGCCCTCTTGGTCGAGTGGGGTATTGGCCGGATTCACTGGGATTTCCTCGTCGGCGTCAACGCCCCCTACGAATTGCGGCTCCGTCGGTTGCGCAAGCGCGGGATGTCGCTGGCGCAAATCCGCCGTTTCTCCCGGGCGCAAATGCCGTGGAATCGCAAGCGCGCGTATTGCGATTTCATTGTCAAAAACGGTTCTTCCTGGGCGAATCTGCGCCGCGAAGCGAGACTTTGCTGGGAAAAAATGTTATCATAA
- a CDS encoding transketolase has product MTRQNPYRFSVERLADKALEIRRDIITMLVEAKSGHTGGPLGFADVATALFFHELVFDPKNPKWPDRDMWFYSFGHVTPIHYSALAEAGFFPLKDLMKFRKFDGHLQGHPSNLDSPGIEVSSGSLGQGLSIAFGAAYGSRMDGHPRRVYALMSDGEQQEGSIWEAVMSAGHYQLDNLCGIIDYNNIQIDGCVEDIMGLAPLADKYRAFRWHVIEIDGHDFRQILAALDEARATKGKPTVILARTVMGRPVSFMSDNYEWHGKPPTREQGEKALAELGTSLAEWSARLLNN; this is encoded by the coding sequence ATGACCAGACAAAATCCCTACCGATTTAGCGTCGAACGATTGGCCGACAAAGCGCTGGAGATTCGACGCGACATCATCACGATGCTGGTGGAAGCCAAGTCGGGACACACCGGCGGGCCGCTGGGGTTTGCCGATGTGGCCACCGCATTGTTTTTCCACGAATTGGTGTTCGATCCGAAGAACCCGAAGTGGCCCGATCGCGACATGTGGTTCTACTCGTTCGGGCATGTGACCCCGATCCACTACAGCGCATTGGCCGAAGCCGGGTTCTTCCCGCTGAAGGACCTGATGAAATTCCGCAAGTTCGATGGCCATCTGCAAGGGCACCCCTCCAACCTGGACTCGCCCGGCATCGAGGTGTCCTCCGGCTCGCTGGGGCAGGGGCTTTCGATCGCCTTCGGCGCCGCCTACGGCTCGCGTATGGATGGGCACCCGCGCCGGGTTTATGCGCTCATGTCCGACGGCGAGCAGCAGGAGGGATCGATCTGGGAGGCGGTGATGTCGGCCGGTCATTACCAGCTCGACAACCTCTGCGGCATCATCGATTACAACAACATCCAGATCGACGGCTGCGTCGAGGACATCATGGGTCTGGCGCCTCTGGCCGACAAGTACCGCGCCTTCCGCTGGCATGTGATCGAAATCGACGGCCACGATTTCCGTCAAATCCTCGCCGCCCTCGATGAGGCACGCGCCACTAAGGGCAAGCCCACCGTCATCCTGGCGCGCACCGTCATGGGACGGCCCGTGAGTTTCATGAGCGACAATTACGAGTGGCACGGCAAACCGCCGACCCGCGAACAAGGTGAAAAGGCCCTGGCCGAACTGGGAACCTCGTTGGCCGAATGGTCCGCGCGCCTGTTGAACAACTGA
- a CDS encoding transketolase C-terminal domain-containing protein, with amino-acid sequence MPELKKTREGFGRALVELGKANPDVVVLVGDLSESTMVSFFAKEFPERFIQMGVAEQNIMNTAAGLSLVGKIPFLSTYGAFATCRCMDQIRVTVCYSDLNVKIGGAHGGISVGPDGATHQAMEEISMLRALPRMKVVVPCDFEETRKATHAAAELWGPVYIRFGRENVPVVTTPETPFVFGKGLPLRDGGDLAIIACGVMVYEALEAADALAKRGIEARVINLHTIKPIDREIIRQAAADCGAIVTAEEHQINGGLGGAVAEVVVRGNPVPMEFVAVDDRFGQSGTPDELMTAFGLKSRDIIAAGEKVLKRKTARVF; translated from the coding sequence ATGCCGGAACTGAAGAAAACACGCGAAGGCTTTGGCCGCGCCCTTGTTGAACTTGGAAAGGCCAACCCCGACGTGGTCGTGCTGGTCGGGGACCTGTCGGAATCGACGATGGTCAGTTTCTTCGCGAAGGAGTTCCCCGAACGGTTCATCCAGATGGGTGTGGCCGAGCAGAACATCATGAACACCGCCGCCGGACTCTCGCTGGTCGGCAAGATTCCATTTCTGTCGACCTACGGCGCTTTCGCCACCTGCCGTTGCATGGACCAGATTCGCGTCACCGTCTGCTACTCCGATCTGAACGTCAAGATCGGCGGCGCCCACGGCGGCATCTCGGTCGGGCCTGACGGCGCCACGCACCAGGCGATGGAAGAAATCTCGATGTTGCGCGCCCTGCCGCGCATGAAAGTCGTCGTTCCCTGCGACTTTGAGGAGACGCGCAAGGCCACCCACGCCGCCGCCGAACTCTGGGGGCCGGTGTACATCCGCTTCGGCCGTGAAAATGTGCCGGTGGTGACCACGCCCGAGACACCGTTTGTCTTCGGCAAAGGACTGCCGCTGCGCGACGGCGGCGATCTGGCCATCATCGCCTGCGGGGTGATGGTCTACGAGGCCCTGGAGGCCGCCGATGCCCTCGCCAAGCGCGGCATCGAGGCGCGGGTGATCAACCTGCACACGATCAAGCCGATTGACCGCGAGATCATCCGGCAGGCGGCCGCTGACTGCGGCGCCATCGTCACCGCCGAGGAACACCAGATCAACGGCGGGCTGGGCGGCGCGGTTGCCGAGGTGGTGGTCCGTGGCAACCCCGTTCCCATGGAGTTTGTGGCCGTCGATGATCGCTTCGGGCAGTCGGGGACACCGGATGAGTTGATGACGGCCTTCGGGTTGAAGTCGCGCGACATCATCGCGGCCGGCGAGAAGGTCTTGAAACGCAAGACGGCCCGTGTCTTTTGA
- a CDS encoding pyridoxal phosphate-dependent aminotransferase: MATVVSTPVRPKPMAERLRNLGTESAFEVLARAREIERTGRSVIHLEIGEPDFDTPRHIVEEAVNALRSGMTHYGPSAGLPEAREAIARYVRESRGVDVTPDWVVVTPGAKPIIFFTIFALVDPGDEVIYPNPGFPIYESVIRFVGAKPVPIVLREENGFRVDIDELASLVTDKTKLIIINSPQNPTGGMLTPGDLATVAQIALERGIYVLADEIYSEIVYDGKFTSILHVAPEARENVILLDGMSKTFAMTGWRLGWGVMPPTIAIAVSRLQTNSNSCTASFSQKVIGPALFGRRDEVVAMCREFRVRRDLVVDGLNRIPGISCLKPAGAFYVFPNISRLGMKAKEVERGLLEEAGVAALAGTSFGSGGEGYLRLSYANSQDNLREGLRRMEEWVKNHTH; this comes from the coding sequence ATGGCGACAGTCGTATCGACCCCCGTCCGGCCAAAACCCATGGCGGAGCGGCTGCGGAATCTCGGCACCGAGAGCGCCTTCGAGGTTCTGGCCCGCGCCCGTGAGATCGAACGGACCGGCCGGAGCGTCATTCATCTGGAAATCGGCGAGCCCGATTTTGACACCCCCAGGCATATCGTGGAGGAAGCCGTCAATGCGCTCCGCAGCGGCATGACCCACTATGGCCCCTCGGCCGGACTGCCCGAAGCGCGCGAGGCCATCGCCCGCTATGTCCGCGAGTCCCGCGGCGTCGATGTCACCCCCGACTGGGTCGTCGTCACCCCCGGCGCCAAGCCGATCATCTTCTTTACGATCTTCGCCCTCGTCGACCCCGGCGATGAGGTCATCTATCCCAATCCCGGATTCCCGATCTATGAATCGGTGATCCGCTTTGTCGGCGCCAAACCGGTCCCGATCGTTCTGCGCGAGGAGAACGGCTTCCGCGTCGACATCGACGAGCTGGCCTCCCTGGTCACCGACAAGACCAAACTGATCATCATCAATTCGCCGCAGAATCCCACCGGCGGCATGCTGACGCCCGGGGATCTGGCGACCGTGGCCCAGATTGCGCTGGAGCGCGGCATCTACGTCCTCGCCGATGAAATCTATTCCGAGATCGTCTACGACGGCAAGTTCACCAGCATCCTGCACGTGGCCCCCGAGGCGCGTGAGAATGTCATCCTGCTGGATGGCATGTCCAAAACCTTCGCCATGACCGGCTGGCGGCTTGGGTGGGGTGTCATGCCACCGACGATTGCCATCGCGGTCTCGCGCCTGCAAACCAACAGCAATTCCTGCACCGCCTCCTTCTCGCAGAAGGTGATCGGCCCGGCTCTGTTTGGCCGCCGCGATGAAGTGGTTGCCATGTGTCGTGAGTTCAGGGTGCGGCGGGACCTGGTGGTCGACGGCCTCAATCGGATTCCCGGCATCTCCTGTCTGAAGCCCGCCGGCGCCTTCTACGTCTTCCCGAACATCTCCCGTCTGGGGATGAAGGCCAAGGAAGTGGAGAGGGGGTTGCTGGAAGAGGCCGGTGTCGCCGCCTTGGCGGGCACATCCTTCGGGTCGGGCGGCGAGGGGTACCTCCGACTGTCATACGCCAACTCGCAGGACAACCTCCGCGAAGGATTGCGCCGCATGGAAGAGTGGGTCAAAAACCATACTCACTAA
- a CDS encoding TonB-dependent receptor, with translation MRKFVNTLWVLSFAALLLAVSAWAGTTGKIAGVVTDKTNGQPIPGAAISIVGTTWGALTDEEGRFVILNVPVGTYTLKATIVGFAPMEVTNVGVNVDLTTIQDFALSSEAVELGTVSVTAERPLVKQDRTSSLRIVGAEDVQNLPTRGYQDVVGLQAGAIRFSDNVGVRQRGGRENSTTGTLNVRGGRSSEVAYYVDGFSQQDPLTGLSTTQINNNSIQEVSIVTGGFNAEYGLIMSGAVNVITRAGTDKFHGTFETVTDNFHGENYDFNVYSGVLSGPITPGSDKLTFYVAGERRWAGDREPHATAGGMLPNNESGLWNWQGKLNWRPSGNVSALVGTNGSVEKWQEYRHDYLFNIQHTPKYDDRNYSVFGELTHTVNSKTFHTLKANWFSTERIRGDGVHFDDLWAYGRPSGNPNFDQTQLYTAWDDMNLDPDSLEHGSEENKYFPLVTPHEDSVFEVLMPDGSTREQSFVVRGDEATVWDDLLKRKSSYVGADWDLVSQVHPNHEVKAGLEFQRHALRRYQHLFPVNVYQGANGGFDDIDHFGYNELGEESDEGGLNSVKNPINMAAYLQDKFEWEGLVVNAGLRFDYFDYKTERLVDPEQPLDPFDRATYADTATGLSDEERNALRQGAQELSEDELTSSESVSRLSPRLGVAFPVADGSVFHFSYGKFFQRPDLQNLYVNYDYLEYKIRTGGYFFAFGNPNLEPEETTAYEAGWQRRVSDNASIDITAFYKDVKNLTEVVTQPAIPNSFSTYRNVDYGTVKGVEFSLDVRRSRNISAQFNYALAYADGTGSFANTQSNIAWTVAEPPKHATPLEFDQRHKITGVLDIRTGPGEGPKLGDFYPLERAGVNFVLGAGSGFPYSPVFVYNEVTLGAISPRPSGPINSRRQPWQYRVDMKANREITIAGKMNLDLYVWVINLFDRDNVVDVYESTGLPNETGWLETPDGQQFIVDNSMIHDTSRLTGEEKYQVRQADPRNYDTPRQIRFGARWTF, from the coding sequence TTGCGCAAATTCGTGAACACACTCTGGGTGCTCAGCTTCGCGGCCTTGTTGCTGGCCGTGAGTGCCTGGGCCGGCACCACGGGCAAAATTGCCGGCGTGGTGACAGACAAGACCAACGGCCAGCCGATCCCCGGCGCGGCCATCTCTATCGTCGGAACGACATGGGGAGCCCTGACCGACGAAGAAGGCCGCTTCGTCATTCTCAACGTCCCCGTTGGCACCTATACCCTCAAAGCGACGATCGTCGGCTTCGCGCCGATGGAAGTCACCAACGTCGGGGTCAACGTGGACCTCACCACCATCCAGGACTTCGCGCTCTCGTCGGAGGCGGTGGAACTGGGCACCGTCTCGGTGACCGCCGAGCGGCCGCTGGTCAAGCAGGACCGCACATCCTCGCTGCGCATTGTCGGCGCCGAAGACGTGCAAAATCTCCCGACCCGCGGCTATCAGGATGTCGTCGGGCTGCAGGCGGGCGCGATCCGCTTCTCCGACAACGTCGGCGTCCGCCAGCGTGGCGGCCGTGAGAACAGCACCACCGGCACGCTCAACGTGCGCGGCGGCCGCTCCTCGGAAGTCGCCTACTACGTTGACGGCTTCTCGCAGCAGGATCCACTCACCGGGTTGTCGACCACTCAGATCAACAACAACTCGATCCAGGAAGTCTCGATCGTCACCGGCGGATTCAATGCCGAGTATGGCCTGATCATGTCGGGTGCCGTCAACGTCATCACCCGGGCGGGCACCGACAAGTTCCATGGGACTTTCGAGACGGTGACCGACAACTTCCACGGCGAGAATTATGACTTTAACGTCTACTCCGGCGTGCTCTCCGGCCCGATTACTCCGGGTTCGGACAAGCTGACCTTTTACGTCGCCGGGGAGCGCCGCTGGGCGGGCGACCGCGAGCCGCACGCCACCGCCGGTGGGATGCTCCCGAACAACGAGTCCGGCCTCTGGAACTGGCAGGGCAAGTTGAACTGGCGCCCCTCGGGGAATGTCTCGGCCCTCGTCGGCACCAACGGATCGGTGGAAAAGTGGCAGGAGTACCGCCACGACTACCTCTTCAACATCCAGCACACGCCGAAGTATGATGACCGCAACTACAGCGTCTTCGGCGAGCTGACCCACACGGTCAACTCGAAGACCTTCCACACGCTCAAGGCCAACTGGTTCTCGACCGAGCGCATTCGCGGCGACGGCGTGCACTTTGACGACCTGTGGGCCTACGGTCGTCCGAGCGGCAATCCCAACTTCGATCAGACGCAGTTGTACACGGCTTGGGATGACATGAATCTGGACCCCGACAGTCTGGAGCATGGCAGCGAGGAGAACAAGTACTTCCCGCTCGTCACCCCGCACGAAGACAGCGTCTTCGAAGTGTTGATGCCCGACGGCAGCACGCGCGAGCAGTCCTTTGTGGTTCGTGGCGACGAAGCGACCGTCTGGGACGACCTGCTGAAGCGGAAGTCATCGTACGTCGGCGCCGATTGGGACCTGGTCAGCCAGGTGCACCCGAACCACGAGGTCAAGGCCGGACTCGAATTCCAGCGCCACGCGCTGCGCCGCTACCAGCACCTGTTCCCGGTCAATGTCTACCAGGGCGCCAACGGCGGTTTCGACGACATCGACCACTTTGGCTACAATGAGTTGGGCGAGGAGTCCGACGAGGGAGGTCTCAACTCGGTGAAAAATCCGATCAACATGGCCGCCTACCTGCAAGACAAGTTCGAATGGGAGGGGCTGGTCGTGAACGCCGGGTTGCGGTTCGATTACTTCGATTACAAGACCGAACGGCTGGTTGATCCCGAGCAGCCGCTGGATCCGTTCGACCGGGCCACCTACGCGGACACGGCGACCGGTCTTTCCGATGAGGAGCGCAACGCCCTGCGCCAGGGAGCTCAGGAACTCTCCGAGGACGAACTCACCAGTTCGGAGTCCGTCTCGCGGCTCTCGCCGCGGCTTGGGGTTGCCTTCCCGGTGGCCGACGGCTCCGTGTTTCACTTCTCCTACGGGAAGTTCTTCCAGCGGCCCGACCTGCAAAACCTGTATGTGAACTACGACTACCTCGAGTACAAGATCCGCACCGGCGGATACTTCTTCGCGTTCGGCAACCCGAATCTGGAGCCGGAAGAGACCACCGCCTATGAGGCCGGGTGGCAGCGCCGTGTGAGCGATAACGCCTCCATCGACATCACGGCCTTCTACAAGGACGTGAAGAACCTGACCGAGGTCGTGACCCAACCGGCGATCCCGAATTCGTTTTCGACCTACCGCAACGTCGACTACGGCACGGTGAAGGGCGTTGAATTCTCGCTGGATGTGCGCCGCTCGCGCAATATCTCGGCGCAGTTCAACTACGCGCTGGCCTACGCCGACGGCACCGGTTCCTTTGCCAACACCCAGTCCAACATCGCCTGGACCGTGGCCGAGCCGCCCAAACACGCCACGCCCTTGGAGTTCGACCAGCGTCACAAGATCACTGGCGTGCTCGACATCCGCACCGGCCCCGGCGAAGGTCCCAAGCTCGGCGATTTCTACCCGCTGGAGCGCGCAGGCGTCAATTTCGTGCTGGGCGCCGGGTCGGGCTTCCCGTATTCGCCGGTCTTCGTCTATAACGAAGTCACGCTCGGCGCGATCTCGCCGCGACCTTCCGGCCCGATCAATTCGCGCCGTCAGCCGTGGCAGTACCGTGTGGACATGAAGGCCAACCGCGAAATCACCATCGCTGGCAAGATGAATCTCGATCTGTATGTCTGGGTCATCAATCTCTTCGACCGCGACAACGTTGTCGACGTGTACGAGTCGACGGGCCTGCCGAACGAGACCGGCTGGCTGGAGACGCCCGATGGTCAGCAGTTCATCGTCGACAACTCGATGATCCACGATACATCGCGCCTGACCGGAGAGGAGAAGTATCAGGTCAGACAGGCCGATCCGCGCAACTACGACACGCCGCGGCAGATTCGATTCGGCGCGCGGTGGACATTCTAA